From the genome of Bacteroides sp. MSB163, one region includes:
- a CDS encoding heavy metal translocating P-type ATPase, which translates to MGNLKKQTFPVLNMHCAGCANNVEKTVRKLVGVADASVNFASNTLSVSYETDKLTPGEIRAAVLAAGYDLIIEEEHVEERQEEEQQKRYRRLKTRVIGAWIFAVPLLLLSMVFMHVLYSNEIQMVLAIPVLVLFGTPFYTGAWKQARLGRSNMDTLVALSTSIAFLFSVFNTFFPDFWYNRGLEPHVYYEAAVVIIAFVLTGKLMEERAKGNTSTAIRKLMGLQPKKARVVRDGKELDVPLDQLNIDDLVSVRPGEQIPVDGFLTEGDSYVDESMISGEPIPVEKKIGSHVLAGTINQKGSFIIRAEKVGGETVLARIIRMVQEAQGSKAPVQRIVDKVTGIFVPVVLGLSVLTFFIWMFFGGVDMLSHAMLSAVSVLVIACPCALGLATPTALMVGIGKAADHHILIKDAVALEQMRKVNVVVLDKTGTLTEGHPTVTGWLWAQPQEEHYKDILLAAELKSEHPLAGAIVTALQEQEHIVPAALDGFESITGKGIKVTYQGAEYWTGSHKLLKDYHATLTDVLGEMLAQYESDGCSIVYFGRKDELLAIVAIKDQIKATSAEAVRELRTQGIEVYMLTGDGERTASAVAARLGNIQYIADALPDDKEEFVRQLQLQRKTVAMVGDGINDSQALACADVSIAMGKGTDIAMDVAMVTLMTSDLLLLPKAFNLSRQTVRLIHQNLFWAFIYNLIGIPIAAGLLYPINGLLLNPMLASAAMAFSSVSVVLNSLRLRY; encoded by the coding sequence ATGGGTAATTTAAAAAAACAGACGTTTCCCGTGCTGAACATGCATTGTGCGGGATGCGCCAATAACGTAGAAAAGACAGTTCGCAAGTTGGTGGGCGTTGCAGATGCTTCGGTCAACTTTGCTTCCAATACACTGTCTGTCTCCTATGAGACGGACAAACTGACACCCGGAGAAATTCGTGCTGCCGTACTGGCTGCAGGCTATGACCTCATCATTGAGGAAGAGCATGTTGAAGAACGTCAGGAAGAAGAACAACAGAAACGCTATCGCCGCCTGAAAACGCGGGTGATAGGAGCGTGGATTTTTGCTGTTCCCCTGTTGTTGCTTTCCATGGTCTTCATGCATGTACTTTATTCTAACGAGATACAGATGGTGCTTGCTATTCCTGTACTGGTATTGTTCGGTACACCGTTCTATACCGGTGCTTGGAAACAAGCGCGTTTGGGACGCAGCAATATGGATACACTGGTGGCACTAAGTACATCCATTGCTTTCCTGTTCAGCGTCTTTAATACTTTCTTCCCCGATTTCTGGTATAACCGTGGATTGGAGCCTCATGTCTATTACGAAGCTGCTGTGGTTATCATCGCTTTTGTTTTGACAGGTAAACTCATGGAGGAACGTGCGAAGGGAAATACTTCCACTGCTATCCGCAAACTGATGGGTTTGCAACCTAAGAAAGCCCGTGTAGTACGCGACGGTAAAGAACTGGATGTACCTTTGGACCAATTGAACATCGATGATCTGGTGAGCGTCCGCCCCGGCGAGCAAATTCCTGTGGATGGTTTTCTGACTGAAGGTGACTCTTATGTAGATGAAAGCATGATAAGCGGTGAGCCTATTCCGGTAGAAAAGAAGATTGGCTCGCATGTGTTGGCCGGAACCATTAATCAGAAAGGATCATTCATTATCCGTGCCGAGAAAGTAGGTGGAGAAACTGTGCTGGCGCGTATCATCCGTATGGTGCAAGAAGCGCAAGGCAGTAAGGCTCCCGTGCAGCGTATTGTAGATAAAGTGACAGGTATCTTTGTTCCGGTCGTACTGGGTTTGTCTGTCCTGACATTCTTTATCTGGATGTTTTTTGGTGGTGTGGATATGCTTTCTCATGCTATGCTGTCGGCGGTTTCCGTATTGGTGATTGCTTGCCCTTGTGCATTGGGACTGGCTACTCCTACGGCTTTGATGGTAGGTATCGGTAAGGCTGCCGATCATCATATTCTGATAAAAGATGCTGTGGCACTGGAACAGATGCGAAAGGTAAATGTTGTGGTATTGGATAAGACCGGTACATTGACTGAAGGACATCCTACCGTTACCGGTTGGTTATGGGCACAGCCGCAGGAAGAACATTATAAGGACATTCTTCTGGCTGCCGAACTTAAATCGGAGCATCCGTTGGCTGGTGCCATTGTCACTGCCTTGCAAGAACAAGAGCATATTGTTCCTGCAGCTCTGGATGGTTTTGAAAGTATTACCGGTAAGGGTATTAAAGTGACTTATCAGGGCGCTGAGTATTGGACAGGCAGTCACAAGTTGTTGAAAGATTACCATGCCACCCTGACCGATGTTTTGGGAGAAATGCTGGCTCAATACGAGTCGGACGGTTGTAGCATCGTTTACTTTGGCCGCAAGGATGAATTGCTTGCGATTGTTGCTATCAAAGATCAGATAAAGGCGACTTCCGCTGAGGCTGTTCGCGAACTCCGTACCCAAGGTATTGAAGTTTATATGCTGACGGGAGACGGTGAACGTACCGCTTCCGCTGTTGCCGCTCGACTGGGTAATATCCAGTATATTGCCGATGCTTTGCCGGATGATAAGGAAGAGTTTGTACGCCAGCTTCAACTTCAGAGAAAGACGGTAGCTATGGTAGGTGATGGTATTAACGATTCACAGGCTTTGGCTTGTGCCGATGTCAGTATTGCCATGGGTAAAGGAACGGACATTGCCATGGATGTGGCAATGGTCACTCTTATGACTTCGGATCTGTTGCTGTTGCCAAAAGCATTCAATCTCTCCCGGCAGACGGTACGCCTGATTCATCAGAATCTGTTCTGGGCATTCATTTACAACCTGATAGGTATTCCTATTGCTGCCGGATTACTTTATCCAATCAATGGATTATTGCTGAATCCCATGTTGGCAAGTGCAGCTATGGCATTTTCCAGTGTATCGGTAGTCTTGAACAGCCTTCGTTTAAGATACTAA
- a CDS encoding heavy-metal-associated domain-containing protein — protein sequence MKTKRMMAALVVALLSVTAVMAKDIRTAVFKVSQMHCENCEKKVKSNIKFEKGVKEFSTDLKTKTVSITYDAEKTNVDKLKAGFKKFNYEAEFVKETKQEDKK from the coding sequence TGTAGTAGCTTTATTGAGTGTAACGGCGGTAATGGCGAAAGACATCCGTACTGCTGTCTTTAAAGTTTCACAGATGCATTGCGAGAATTGCGAAAAGAAAGTGAAGAGCAACATTAAATTTGAGAAAGGAGTAAAAGAATTCTCTACAGACTTGAAAACCAAAACAGTTTCTATCACATACGATGCTGAAAAGACAAATGTGGACAAACTGAAAGCCGGTTTCAAGAAGTTCAACTATGAAGCCGAATTCGTGAAGGAGACGAAGCAAGAGGATAAGAAGTAG